Proteins co-encoded in one Spirosoma endbachense genomic window:
- a CDS encoding LytTR family transcriptional regulator DNA-binding domain-containing protein produces MLLIHQLLEQPSLLAYFTGADNYAWLQFRNGERRLLAKPLVYFEERLPTFIRIHKTALINPACISSLQPPPRPKMAGSVRLVDGMELPVSRRRWPKVFQSVQTDCGLVDSTDSSSTNQSTCDMAPEKALEPFLLQTIMSGDTLLLTQHGLHELNLPCRLQSAQFGVELASAILLSAPEEWPVLILIDARTNRADRILTLQTLKGHPQLRAIPVIWLVAPGQDMMQAYLLDANSVVIVSEEPTAFVKTIKELLYYWLTIVQLYT; encoded by the coding sequence GTGTTACTCATCCATCAACTCCTTGAACAGCCGTCATTACTCGCTTATTTTACGGGGGCCGATAATTATGCCTGGCTTCAATTTCGAAATGGTGAACGACGATTACTGGCTAAACCATTGGTGTATTTTGAAGAAAGGCTACCCACTTTTATTCGCATCCACAAAACGGCCCTGATCAATCCAGCTTGTATAAGCAGCCTGCAACCTCCTCCTCGCCCCAAAATGGCGGGATCGGTGCGGTTAGTGGATGGTATGGAGTTGCCGGTAAGCCGTAGGCGTTGGCCTAAAGTGTTTCAGTCAGTACAAACCGACTGCGGTCTGGTTGATTCCACAGACAGTTCAAGTACAAACCAGTCAACATGCGACATGGCTCCTGAAAAGGCATTGGAACCCTTTTTGCTGCAGACAATCATGTCAGGCGACACGCTACTATTGACCCAGCATGGACTCCATGAATTAAATTTACCCTGTAGGTTGCAGTCAGCTCAATTTGGCGTCGAACTGGCTTCCGCGATACTGCTTAGCGCCCCTGAAGAATGGCCCGTATTGATTCTGATCGATGCCCGAACCAACCGGGCAGATCGAATTTTGACGTTACAGACCCTCAAAGGTCATCCACAGTTACGGGCCATTCCTGTTATTTGGCTGGTCGCTCCCGGTCAGGATATGATGCAGGCTTACCTGTTGGATGCCAATTCTGTTGTCATCGTCTCCGAAGAACCGACTGCCTTTGTCAAGACGATTAAGGAATTGCTTTATTACTGGTTAACGATCGTACAATTGTACACGTAA
- a CDS encoding response regulator, producing MKKQLIYVVDDEADYLTLVQFVFAEFLPQYSIAVFQNGEVMMGNLQKGLEHPVLIFLDLHMPIMNGQQTLRGLKQRLDWKPIPVVMVTNGASDQEVQACYEAGANSCLAKPMNIEAMQLLFNQVCSYWVNTNGPIPY from the coding sequence ATGAAGAAGCAATTAATTTATGTAGTAGACGACGAGGCTGACTATCTAACGCTGGTTCAATTTGTATTTGCTGAATTTCTACCCCAGTATTCAATCGCTGTATTTCAAAATGGTGAGGTCATGATGGGTAACCTACAAAAAGGACTTGAGCATCCCGTTTTAATTTTCCTTGATCTGCACATGCCCATCATGAACGGACAACAAACGTTGAGGGGGCTTAAGCAACGATTAGACTGGAAGCCGATCCCCGTTGTTATGGTGACGAATGGCGCATCCGATCAGGAAGTTCAGGCCTGTTACGAGGCCGGAGCAAATTCCTGTCTGGCAAAGCCCATGAACATAGAGGCTATGCAGCTTTTATTCAACCAGGTCTGTTCTTACTGGGTTAATACAAATGGACCAATTCCTTACTAA
- a CDS encoding response regulator yields MHSLTKTNISVQSNFKNANVLIIDDNRDHGMIMQDTMSQCLPEILPVLVHSEEDALAYLNQCSREEWTLPKLILLDLYLPTRQNGWHLLEQIKALPAAMGKIPVVLLSQSTDKRDIREAYQRGCSSYLVKPLLSADWLQQFQALRAYWWETVTLPKIGYSLF; encoded by the coding sequence ATGCATAGTCTTACAAAAACAAACATATCAGTTCAGTCTAACTTCAAGAATGCCAATGTATTGATCATTGACGATAATCGGGACCATGGGATGATTATGCAGGATACGATGAGTCAATGTTTACCTGAAATACTACCCGTTTTAGTCCATTCAGAGGAAGATGCATTAGCCTATCTGAACCAGTGTAGCCGTGAAGAATGGACGTTGCCTAAACTAATTCTTTTGGACTTGTATCTACCCACCCGACAGAATGGCTGGCATTTGCTTGAACAAATTAAAGCATTGCCAGCAGCTATGGGTAAAATACCGGTTGTTTTGCTAAGCCAATCAACGGATAAGCGTGATATTCGGGAAGCCTACCAGCGAGGTTGTTCCTCATATTTAGTTAAACCCCTCCTGTCGGCGGATTGGTTACAGCAATTTCAGGCACTTCGGGCTTATTGGTGGGAAACGGTTACCCTACCGAAAATTGGCTATTCCCTTTTTTAA
- a CDS encoding sensor histidine kinase: MEPVFPDLPQSLSAIVSYLFAQRETILNKWRTACQADPSLSKGLSLSREEFNNLLPLILDILEARLQGQEPIADAAITAQAHGLHRWQKSFDLLNTMRELSHLTQILYSELRVFQGLFPLTDASLLLQVHQQIAQIMQETMEGSVFKFDELQRLEAVQRATTLQQALAQMTELSQERVNLLRTSAHDLQGGLGIINGAAYMLKLEGLSDEKREQYLAMLSRNLASVEVMLTELMDLSRIEAGEETLQIQSVDVSLLLSEIVESGQTLAHERRLILRANGPASLSVETDPIKLQRIVQNLLLNALKYTPTGFISISWSLENEARWLVSVQDSGPGLPSSLAGVFGDQLRPTVEATSVLSVDAGEPVTVLPEHVPTIPGSAELGEMAQRATQGEGIGLQIVKRLCELLKASLEVESIAGRGTLFRIRFPLHYGHSGG, translated from the coding sequence ATGGAACCTGTTTTCCCTGATTTACCCCAGTCCTTATCGGCCATCGTTTCCTATTTATTTGCACAGCGGGAAACGATCTTAAATAAATGGCGGACTGCTTGTCAGGCCGATCCATCCTTAAGTAAAGGATTATCGTTGAGCCGGGAAGAATTTAATAATCTTCTGCCACTTATTTTAGATATCCTTGAAGCACGTTTGCAGGGACAGGAACCAATCGCTGATGCTGCCATAACAGCTCAGGCGCATGGTTTACACCGCTGGCAAAAATCCTTTGACCTCCTGAACACGATGCGGGAGTTGTCTCATTTAACCCAAATTCTGTATAGTGAGCTCAGAGTCTTTCAAGGCCTTTTCCCACTGACGGATGCTAGTCTGTTGCTTCAGGTGCATCAACAAATTGCCCAGATTATGCAGGAAACCATGGAGGGTAGCGTCTTTAAATTTGATGAACTGCAACGGCTGGAAGCGGTTCAGCGGGCGACCACACTACAGCAAGCCCTCGCGCAGATGACCGAATTATCCCAGGAAAGGGTGAATTTACTTCGAACATCTGCCCACGATTTACAGGGAGGGCTGGGCATCATCAACGGAGCGGCTTATATGTTGAAACTGGAAGGGTTAAGCGACGAGAAACGGGAGCAGTATCTGGCCATGCTCAGTCGAAACCTGGCTAGTGTAGAAGTCATGTTAACCGAGTTGATGGATTTATCCCGAATCGAAGCGGGCGAAGAAACGCTTCAGATTCAGTCCGTTGATGTGTCCCTGTTACTGAGTGAAATAGTGGAAAGTGGTCAGACGCTAGCCCATGAGCGTCGATTAATACTACGCGCCAATGGCCCTGCTTCGCTATCCGTTGAAACCGACCCGATCAAACTGCAACGGATTGTACAAAATCTCCTTCTCAATGCCTTGAAGTATACCCCAACTGGCTTTATATCCATATCCTGGTCGTTAGAAAATGAAGCGCGATGGCTGGTCAGTGTTCAGGATTCGGGTCCAGGATTGCCGTCTAGCTTAGCAGGTGTCTTTGGTGATCAACTTAGGCCCACAGTCGAAGCGACCAGTGTGCTGTCCGTCGACGCTGGAGAACCAGTGACCGTTTTACCAGAACACGTGCCAACGATTCCGGGCAGCGCGGAATTGGGCGAGATGGCTCAACGGGCTACGCAAGGCGAAGGAATAGGCCTTCAGATCGTCAAACGGTTATGTGAACTATTAAAGGCAAGTCTGGAAGTAGAAAGTATTGCCGGACGCGGTACATTGTTCCGAATCCGCTTCCCACTTCATTATGGCCATTCAGGGGGTTAA
- a CDS encoding glycosyltransferase family 1 protein: MSNPLKGVSAIPYQTSRPQHVFTDRSTQRLNNDSFERESPQPDFEHLLCFAHLRWNFVYQRPQHLLSRAARQCKVWYVEEPIWQDKLYLEIRSVAENLFVVVPHLPNDIDEQMACQLQRQLLNELIEQQQITNFISWYYTPMALPFTDHLHPTLVVYDCMDELSAFLGASSQLIEQEQRLLKRADLVFTGGYSLYEAKQKLHPNVYAFPSCIDYDHFAQARSSLAGAGFDDPIDQVAIQGPRIGYSGVVDERLDIALLTKLAQQQPEWQFIFLGPIVKIDPSTLPTGSNLHFLGMKNYKELPAYLSHWQVAMMPFAINEATRFISPTKTPEYLAAGLPVVSTPIQDVVRTYGGWDRVVIADSVSAFQQGIELALKKPLGSDEVALDQFLRKQSWDQTWRHMRRIVSEQVVSIGL; this comes from the coding sequence ATGAGCAATCCTTTAAAAGGAGTCTCGGCAATCCCATACCAGACGAGCCGACCTCAACATGTATTCACTGACAGATCAACTCAACGATTAAACAACGACTCGTTTGAGAGGGAATCGCCACAACCTGATTTCGAACATCTACTTTGCTTTGCCCATCTTCGCTGGAACTTTGTTTATCAGCGGCCACAACATTTGCTTAGCCGGGCCGCCCGTCAATGTAAAGTCTGGTATGTAGAAGAGCCAATCTGGCAGGATAAACTTTATCTGGAGATTCGGTCGGTAGCCGAAAACCTCTTCGTTGTGGTGCCCCATTTGCCTAATGACATTGATGAACAAATGGCATGTCAGCTACAACGACAGTTACTCAATGAATTAATCGAACAACAGCAAATCACCAACTTCATCAGTTGGTATTATACACCGATGGCGCTTCCCTTTACGGACCACCTTCACCCAACCCTGGTTGTGTATGACTGTATGGATGAACTATCGGCCTTTTTGGGAGCCTCATCCCAACTTATTGAACAGGAACAACGGCTGCTGAAACGGGCCGATCTTGTGTTTACCGGTGGATACAGCCTGTACGAAGCCAAGCAAAAGCTTCATCCTAACGTCTATGCCTTTCCAAGTTGTATCGATTATGATCACTTCGCCCAAGCCCGCTCTTCCCTTGCTGGTGCGGGATTTGATGATCCCATCGATCAGGTGGCTATCCAGGGACCCCGAATCGGATACAGCGGAGTCGTCGATGAGCGGCTGGATATTGCGTTACTGACTAAATTGGCTCAACAGCAGCCTGAATGGCAGTTTATTTTCCTGGGGCCGATTGTCAAGATAGACCCTTCTACTTTACCAACCGGATCAAACCTGCATTTTCTGGGCATGAAAAATTATAAGGAATTACCAGCCTATCTCAGCCACTGGCAGGTAGCTATGATGCCGTTTGCTATCAACGAAGCCACGCGATTTATCAGTCCAACAAAAACACCGGAATACTTAGCAGCTGGTTTACCTGTCGTGTCTACCCCTATCCAGGATGTTGTACGTACCTATGGCGGCTGGGATCGGGTTGTAATTGCTGATTCCGTGTCAGCCTTCCAGCAGGGCATCGAATTGGCCTTGAAAAAACCACTGGGCAGTGATGAAGTAGCACTGGATCAATTTTTACGGAAGCAGTCCTGGGATCAAACCTGGCGACACATGCGACGTATAGTGAGCGAACAGGTCGTTTCGATTGGGTTGTAA